Below is a window of Plasmodium sp. gorilla clade G2 genome assembly, chromosome: 6 DNA.
cattcttttaataatccTCATTATATTCTGCTTctcattatatttacatatatatatatcatttaaatgatctaataatatatcctTATTTTCTGAATTTCTTAAGTTACTCATCtctttgttattatatatatttaaaaaaacagaaTCTTCTTCTTCAACAATATCATCCCAtctattttcaaaaaaacaATTTTCATATGCCTTGTCATATGAACaatcataataatcaaaCAATGTTTGTATAATATCACTtccatcatttttataacatgATAACTCATTCATATTTcctaatttatttatagttGTAGCCTTCATACAACTAAAGTTAAAATCTATATAATTCTCATCCAAATAATCATCATAACAATCCTTTGTATTCTCATCAAGACAATCCTCTTCATCAAATTTTGTTAAGTTGTTTGAAGGTTCATTATGCATGCAACTATCTTCACTAACATGTAATTCTATACCAATATTATTAgttgaattatttttttcaatatcactcattttatcattatatatttcttcatctattttttttgtttcctCTACATGTTCCTCCTTTTTATGATCttccattttttctttactaTCTAATTGTAGGTCATCCATCATATTTTCTTCACTATCTAATTTTAGGTCATCCgtcatattttctttactATCTAATTGTAGGTCATCcatcatattttctttactATCTAATTGTAGGTCATCCATCACATTTTCTTTACTATCTAATTGTAGGTCTtccataatattttctttactaTCTAATTTTAGGTCATCCATCATATTTTCTTCACTATCTAATTGTAGATCATCCATATTTTCTTTACTATATAATTTTAGATCATCCATATTTTCTTTACTGTCTAATTTTAGATCATCGATCATATTTTCTTCACTATTTGATTTTAGATCATCCATATTTTCTTTACTATCTAATTGTAAGTCGTCCATCATATTTTCTTCACTATCTAATTTTAGATCATCCATCATATTTTCTTCACTATCTAATTTTAGATCATCCATCATATTTTCTTCACTAtctaattttatatcatccatcatattttctttactATCTAATTGTAAGTCGTCcatcatattttctttactATCTAATTGTAAGTCGTCCATCATATTTTCTCTACTAtctaattttatatcatccatcatattttctttactATCTAATTGTAAGTCGTCCATCATATTTTCTCTACTAtctaattttatatcatccaTCATATTTTCTCTACTAtctaattttatatcatccaTCATATTTTCTTCACTATCTAATTTTAGGTCATCCgtcatattttctttactATCTAATTTTAGATCATCCATCATATTTTCTTCACTATCTAATTTTAGATCATCCgtcatattttctttactATCTAATTTTATGTCATCcatcatattttctttactATCTAATTTTAGGTCATTCATATTTTCTCTACTATCTAATTTTAGATCATccattttttcttcattcatCATATTATCATTGTCTGATATACTATGGTGGTCATATATCATAACATTTTCAACATTCAAAATGTCTTTATTAACATTTGTCATATTATCAGGGttcatcatattattatcttcatctatcacatatttttcatcagatatatccttttttataacatcCTTTTCATAAGATATATCCTTATCCACCACATTATTTATAACgctctttttcttcttctttcttctttttttttttttcttcttcttctgaacattatttatttgattatcATTAGGCTTATTTTCCTTCACTTCACATATGCCCATGTCTTCCCTCTTAACATCTTCAGTTTTTACCTGCATGCAGTTCATATTTTCAACTTCCTCAATTATATTACTCTTATCATCCTCATTTACATCCTTTTTAGTATTATCCAAATTAACAACATGATCATCACTTTTATAaatttcatcattattattttgttcctcatttatatcatctttcatattatttttttcatcctcATCCATACCATTTGTATCTTCTTCATTCATACTTTTTTCAATGTTTGATAAATCGACATAATCTAAATCGATAATATTATCctcaattttatatatttgattataattattttcatctttattCATATCCTCAataatattacttttttcatCCTCGTCATAATTTTCatctattttttcttcatcactTTCTacttttatatctttattatcttccacatttttattttcttctacatctttattttcttccacatttttattttcttccacatttttattttcttccacatttttattttcttccacatttttattttcttccacatttttattttcttccacATTTTTAGTTTCTTCCacatctttattttcttccaCATTTTTAGTTTCTTCCACATTTTTAGTTTCTTCCACATTTTTAGTTTCTTCCacatctttattttcttctacatctttattttcttccacatctttattttcttctacatctttattttcttccaCATTTTTAGTTTCTTCCacatctttattttcttctacatCTTTATTTTCCTCCCCCTTTTTACTATCCTCGCTTCCCCTTTTAGAGTTTGAGAAAAAATTCTTCtttttgttataaaaattCTGAATACCCATATTAAAAATCTTATCCTTTTTGATTTTCCCATTTATTGGattaaaatgttttatagCATTATTTAAGTCTTTCAACCctttcttataaaaattaatgttGTTGAAAAAATTCATAACTCCATAACCATCATCCTTATCatctttcttttcttcaACATTTTCATCTACCTCACCATCATCAAGATCTACTTTTACCTCTTTCTCACCATCATCAAGATATACTTTTACATCTTTCTCATCATCATCAAGATCTACTTTTACATCTTTCTTATCATCATCAAGATCTACTTTTATCTCTTTCTCATCATCATCAAGATCTACTTTCACCTCTTTCTCATTCAACTTgctctttttcattttctggAAAGAATTTCTCAAACTTTTTGATAATCTAAGTAAGCTGCTCTTCCTTTTCACTTTACTTTCCTTTCTATCTGTCTCCTTTGATATCCTGCTCATTTTTTCTTCCATATCTGAGACAGAACTAGTGTCTCCTTCTTTTAAATTCACCTTTAACAATTCTTCTtccatattttcataatcatCATATGACATATTTGTACTACTTTTTCTATGAAcattatcattcatatcatATTCATTATCCACAATATTATTgtcaacatttttattataacttCCGATGCTTATTTCCACATCCATCTCATTAGTCATATCAACAATTTTGTTATCacaatttaaaaatgaatgattattttttatttgtaccTCCACATTTTTCTCatccatatttatatattccaacTCCCTCTTCTCATATTTCTCCTCTTCAAcatcttcatcatttttaatattttcatcatttttaatattttcattatttgcaacatcttcatcatttgcaacatcttcatcattttcatttccATCCAACATTTCTTTCAAATCACATAATTCTTTtctcttttcattttctaaaCTTTCTAACCACATGTAATAAACCGAATCGACTAATACATTCATACTTTTCTCATTAAGAAAAATCATATTATTTCCTATTGCCCAATCCTTTTCTcctattttcatatattccAATATTTCTTCACATagaattttattatcatctgaTTCGAAATTATCAAAAGGATTAGTTGTATGATACATACCATCCATGTTATTCATATTCTCATATGTATGAAGAGTATCATCAGACTTATGATTGATTTTCTTGTAATTCTttaaacatttaaaaatCTGCACAAATTCTAAAAAGGAAAACATGTGAGGAAAATATTCATCCTTAAACTGATCTGCTTCTATCATCATATGAAAATTTGTAACTTGATTCAACACAAGCTTCTTATCGAAATGATGAACCACTTCAgtgttgttttttttcctGCATGTATTTATACACATAATAAAATGACAAAAacttttttctatataatttgctatttctaataaattatttcttaataATGTTACAGCCATTTGTTTATTTGGATCATactcttttttaaataatttaaaattggTATGAACAGTaaatcttttattttcttccatTATTTTCCCACTTGTATCATAATCATAAGAACTACAAAATTGttgcatatatttattgtctGATTTTTTGATCATTTCAATAAACCCACGTGTTAATATGTctacatttttttctataaaatatTCTGTTTTATAAGATATCTGACTACAAGAATGAACTATAATAAACGCTTTATTTACTTCCAATGAATTCGCTTTAATATATggattttttataaatctaTTTACAATAGTTGAACATAAATTACTTTTATCAAAAGATTTTTTCATACTTATATTTTCTaacaaagaaaataaagatcCTTCTTTAGATATTAATactttatataattgttcATTATCTATATAAATCGAATCACATGATAATTCCAACCCTTCTTGTTTATACATCTGTTccctttttttataataaaaatctgTATATAcctttaatataaattcatttgttgtatttattaaaaattgttCCAAagaattttcttttaaattctcaaaataaatgatatccaaaatatttatgtaattatcatttttttcactCTTCTCATTTTCACATATtccattattttcatttatctCTTTTGtattatgtattaatttatcattatattttgtagTAATCTTACATATGACCCAGtttaataattcttcatAGCATGTTTTCATAAAACGCTCGATTTTTTTTTGCactttcatttcattttgaCCCTTCATcaaaattatttcatttaataaataaccagaagtaaaatattttaaaaacatttCAGCGTCGATACCTAAGAGTTTACTAGCTACTAAAAAGATATAAGTATTTTTGTCTAGACATTCAGATGAATCCATATTTGATAAATTAGATGATCCTTCATAGGATGAACTAGATGAAGATCTTTTTGATATACTCATTATTTGGGATTCATCTATATATTCAAGTTGTTCTTGTAATTGTTTATAATTTGATGGAAATTCACAAATAAAATGTTGTCTGAATAAAGATTTTTTAGGACtttttatcatttgaatatttcctaataataatatagctgataaaattgaaaagaaaaaatctatttgttttatatcatcatcaaATATAACATGTAATGATGTTAATAATTGTACGAAATTTTGTTCATCATTGGAATTATCACGAATacaatcattttttaatatattataatcttctaaatttttaaaaaaatattttttcttaaaatttTCTGTTGAtccatttaaaatataataaaatatatgaaaattattttcatcacttCTTCTATTTATTAAACGTTctttatcaaataaaaaatttttcatatatatatgtttaattttgtttttatccATTTGTAACATACAATATTTAGCATATCTATTACAattgttatttttacttGTTTTTGCATTTCCAAGTGCTTCCATAATTATATTACCATGTTTTAAGatttctaatatattaatattatcatcattctttatttctaatttttttttttcgtgtGGGGTGAGGCAAGGCACTGTTTGTGTTATCCTTTCATtactaaaaaaatttaataaactattaaatattttactcTTACCAGATCCTGATTCTCCTGTTATAATAATTGATtgattcttttttaatacatttatatattttaaagcaGTCATACCAACATCATATTCATTCAATTTTAAATCATCACTAGAATGCCTATATTTATACTTTTCAATTACTTCATTACATataacattaatattatttattttattacatgtattattttcataattattttctttttctacaGGATTcacataaattaataatggCCCCAtctttgtaaaaaaaatatttttttcatatctcCCATGCAAATGATATAATACTGTAGCTTCattaaaatgttttaatttaatCATATCATCTTCATCTAATGAAAatggattattattattagcaTTGTATAAATGTTTGGATTCACACACAAATGTAGAACCATTTGTCTCATTGTCATATTTTGCTAATACTATGTGATCgtcactttttttttctaatatacgacataaaatatataaaacatctTCCTCTTCATATGTGGACGGAATTTTATTGCACCACACCAAATCCCCTTCCTTGAACTGTTGTTCTTCAGGGTTTatcataattaaaattatgtatcaaaaaaaaaaacatataaaataaaaaaataaatggaaaaaaaaaaatatatatatatatatatatatatacaataatttTTACACAAAATGGgcacaaataaatataaattattttatattttattaatttaatttttggcttaatattttatatagtgcaaataattttttaatgtttcAAAAATttggggaaaaaaaaaaaaaacatatacttGGAGAATAGTGGAAAACACACACGTTTGAGATATGGACTAATTTTGCAATAATTAGATACTAAcaagtacatatatatacatatatatatatcctaaTCAGTTGCAAAGacttgttatttttatttttatttttttatattcaaaatttttatgttttgtaGATTGatcattacatatatatgtatatatttattctccACATTTCAatgtataattaatatatatatatatatttatatatgtttttttttttttttttttttttttttttagctagttataataaataacagCTATTctatgagaaaaaaaatagaacatGTTAATGCACCTATTTAATTTGTtctttatattgtttattatatatatatatatatgtatatttttttttttttttttttttttcacctGTACTGTTCATAATTTAagattcaaaaaaaaaaaaaaaaaattttccacatttacaaaaatatataaaggtacaatgaatttaaaaatgaagcaacggtaacttttttttttttttttttttgttcttcataattgatatatgtatatataaattaaaatatataaatataaataaataaataaataaatatatatatatatatatatatatatatatatatttttattcatttttatcttgTGTGGAAAATTGCATGTTTACCATTTTGTGAATTTAcataaacatttttatatatcgaaagaattaaaaaaaaaaaaaaaaaacacacacacacacaaaaatataaacataaatatatatatatatatatatttatttatttatttatatatatatttttttttatatacccATACTATTCTCAATCAATTTCAAAGAAATATCCACTGTTGCTATAAATTTCCATAATGTTTGCTCGTAAAAATTTGTTTCCCCTTGGGTTTCAATTTGTTGTAAAAATTGTGgtgttatatttttgtccTGTACAATTAGAAAGTAAGACATTAATAAACCGAAtttcttaatattttcttctgaGAAAAAATGTtcgtttttt
It encodes the following:
- a CDS encoding myosin E, putative, which encodes MINPEEQQFKEGDLVWCNKIPSTYEEEDVLYILCRILEKKSDDHIVLAKYDNETNGSTFVCESKHLYNANNNNPFSLDEDDMIKLKHFNEATVLYHLHGRYEKNIFFTKMGPLLIYVNPVEKENNYENNTCNKINNINVICNEVIEKYKYRHSSDDLKLNEYDVGMTALKYINVLKKNQSIIITGESGSGKSKIFNSLLNFFSNERITQTVPCLTPHEKKKLEIKNDDNINILEILKHGNIIMEALGNAKTSKNNNCNRYAKYCMLQMDKNKIKHIYMKNFLFDKERLINRRSDENNFHIFYYILNGSTENFKKKYFFKNLEDYNILKNDCIRDNSNDEQNFVQLLTSLHVIFDDDIKQIDFFFSILSAILLLGNIQMIKSPKKSLFRQHFICEFPSNYKQLQEQLEYIDESQIMSISKRSSSSSSYEGSSNLSNMDSSECLDKNTYIFLVASKLLGIDAEMFLKYFTSGYLLNEIILMKGQNEMKVQKKIERFMKTCYEELLNWVICKITTKYNDKLIHNTKEINENNGICENEKSEKNDNYINILDIIYFENLKENSLEQFLINTTNEFILKVYTDFYYKKREQMYKQEGLELSCDSIYIDNEQLYKVLISKEGSLFSLLENISMKKSFDKSNLCSTIVNRFIKNPYIKANSLEVNKAFIIVHSCSQISYKTEYFIEKNVDILTRGFIEMIKKSDNKYMQQFCSSYDYDTSGKIMEENKRFTVHTNFKLFKKEYDPNKQMAVTLLRNNLLEIANYIEKSFCHFIMCINTCRKKNNTEVVHHFDKKLVLNQVTNFHMMIEADQFKDEYFPHMFSFLEFVQIFKCLKNYKKINHKSDDTLHTYENMNNMDGMYHTTNPFDNFESDDNKILCEEILEYMKIGEKDWAIGNNMIFLNEKSMNVLVDSVYYMWLESLENEKRKELCDLKEMLDGNENDEDVANDEDVANNENIKNDENIKNDEDVEEEKYEKRELEYINMDEKNVEVQIKNNHSFLNCDNKIVDMTNEMDVEISIGSYNKNVDNNIVDNEYDMNDNVHRKSSTNMSYDDYENMEEELLKVNLKEGDTSSVSDMEEKMSRISKETDRKESKVKRKSSLLRLSKSLRNSFQKMKKSKLNEKEVKVDLDDDEKEIKVDLDDDKKDVKVDLDDDEKDVKVYLDDGEKEVKVDLDDGEVDENVEEKKDDKDDGYGVMNFFNNINFYKKGLKDLNNAIKHFNPINGKIKKDKIFNMGIQNFYNKKKNFFSNSKRGSEDSKKGEENKDVEENKDVEETKNVEENKDVEENKDVEENKDVEENKDVEETKNVEETKNVEETKNVEENKDVEETKNVEENKNVEENKNVEENKNVEENKNVEENKNVEENKDVEENKNVEDNKDIKVESDEEKIDENYDEDEKSNIIEDMNKDENNYNQIYKIEDNIIDLDYVDLSNIEKSMNEEDTNGMDEDEKNNMKDDINEEQNNNDEIYKSDDHVVNLDNTKKDVNEDDKSNIIEEVENMNCMQVKTEDVKREDMGICEVKENKPNDNQINNVQKKKKKKKRRKKKKKSVINNVVDKDISYEKDVIKKDISDEKYVIDEDNNMMNPDNMTNVNKDILNVENVMIYDHHSISDNDNMMNEEKMDDLKLDSRENMNDLKLDSKENMMDDIKLDSKENMTDDLKLDSEENMMDDLKLDSKENMTDDLKLDSEENMMDDIKLDSRENMMDDIKLDSRENMMDDLQLDSKENMMDDIKLDSRENMMDDLQLDSKENMMDDLQLDSKENMMDDIKLDSEENMMDDLKLDSEENMMDDLKLDSEENMMDDLQLDSKENMDDLKSNSEENMIDDLKLDSKENMDDLKLYSKENMDDLQLDSEENMMDDLKLDSKENIMEDLQLDSKENVMDDLQLDSKENMMDDLQLDSKENMTDDLKLDSEENMMDDLQLDSKEKMEDHKKEEHVEETKKIDEEIYNDKMSDIEKNNSTNNIGIELHVSEDSCMHNEPSNNLTKFDEEDCLDENTKDCYDDYLDENYIDFNFSCMKATTINKLGNMNELSCYKNDGSDIIQTLFDYYDCSYDKAYENCFFENRWDDIVEEEDSVFLNIYNNKEMSNLRNSENKDILLDHLNDIYICKYNEKQNIMRIIKRMKHAMEKVHGNKWNILFSFSDCCIRSFVHNKDNVNIEKNVDLLKEKILFYDEEYCIYNNNSNSNSNNNNNNNNNNKENELCEYKYNHLVEYVALPRNKAVHEICISNNLHKKFIKENYKIMCFQPTKISHKDFLKSKLFYKSINYTNFQTRNITHVTIDFSYMDDKMKNNFKQHVINEFVNNPNITKEDLSNSLFHLATYFYHEKNKEPGTWCVFISEEKGFAGAVNIVKNKYLRMTAQNKNKKYNILVFKTPAL